The DNA sequence GCTCGCACGCTTCCAGATGTGCATCGGCGGAGAATGGGTCGACGCCCTCTCCGGCAAGACTTTCGAAAGCCTCAACCCGGCGCTGGCCGAACCCTGGGCCGAACTGCCCGACGCGGATGAAGCCGACGTCGAACGCGCCGTGCAGGCAGCGCAAAACGCTTTCGACAGCCCGGCATGGCGTGGTTTGACCGCCACCGCGCGCGGCAAACTGCTGCGTCGCCTCGGTGACCTGATCGCCGAAAACAAGGAGCATCTGGCGCAGCTGGAAAGCCGCGACAACGGCAAACTGATCCGCGAAACCCGGGGTCAGGTCGGCTATCTGCCGGAGTTTTTCCACTACACCGCCGGCCTCGCCGACAAGCTCGAAGGCGGCACCCTGCCGCTGGATAAACCCGATCTGTTCGCCTACACCGTGCACGAAGCCATGGGTGTGGTTGCCGCAATCATTCCCTGGAACAGCCCGCTGTATCTGACCGCGATCAAACTGGCGCCGGCATTGGCGGCGGGCAACACCATCGTGATCAAACCGTCGGAGCATGCCTCGGCGACCATTCTGGAGCTGGCGCGCCTGGCCCTCGAAGCCGGGATTCCGCCGGGCGTGGTCAACGTGGTCACCGGTTACGGCCCGAGCACCGGCGCCGCCCTCACCCGCCATCCGCTGATCCGCAAGATCGCCTTCACCGGCGGTGCGGCCACGGCCCGGCATGTGGTGCGCAGCAGCGCCGAGAACTTCGCCAAGCTGTCACTGGAACTGGGCGGCAAGTCGCCGAACATCATCTTCGCCGACGCCGATCTCGACAGCGCGATCAACGGCGCCATCGCCGGGATCTACGCGGCGTCTGGCCAGAGCTGCGTCTCCGGTTCGCGACTGCTGGTGCAGGACGAAATCTACGACGAATTCGTCCGCCGATTGGTGGAACGCGCCCAGCGCATCCGCATCGGCAACCCGCAGGACGACAGCAGCGAAATGGGCCCGATGGCCACCGCGCAGCAACTGGCCGTGGTCGAAGGTCTGGTTGCCGACGCTATCGCCGAAGGTGCGCGCCTGCGCCTGGGCGGCAAGCGGCCGAGTGGCGTCGGTGACGGCTGGTTCTACGAACCGACGCTGTTCGAATGCGACCGCAATTCGATGAAGATCATGCAGGAAGAAGTCTTCGGCCCGGTGGCCTCGGTGATCCGCTTCAAGGACGAAGCCGAAGCACTGGCGATTGCCAACGACTCGCAGTTCGGCCTCGCCGCCGGCATCTGGACCCGCGATCTGGGCCGCGCCCATCGCCTGGCCCGGGATGTGCGTTCGGGAATCATCTGGGTCAACACCTACCGCGCGGTGTCGGCGATGGCACCGATCGGCGGCTTCAAGAACAGTGGCTATGGACGCGAAAGCGGCATCGATTCGGTGCTGGCCTACACCGAACTGAAAACGGTGTGGATCAACCTCTCCCAGGCGCCGATGCCTGATCCGTTTGTGATGCGTTAGGAGTCCTGCGACATGATCGAACCCGGCATTTACAAAGACGTCATGAGCTCGTTTCCGTCCGGGGTCACGGTGGTCACCACCCTCGACCCGGACGGTGGCATCGTCGGCATCACCGCCAGCGCCTTCAGTGCGCTGTCGATTGACCCGGCGCTGGTGCTGTTCTGCCCCAACTACGCCTCCGACACCTATCCGGTGCTGCGCGACAGCAAGCGTTTCGCGATCCATTTGCTGTCCGCCGACCAGACCGCCGAGGCCTACGCCTTCGCCGGCAAAGGCAAAGACAAGGCCAACGGCATCGAGTGGCATTTGAGCGAACTTGGTAACCCGATCCTCGACAAGGCCACGGCGATCATCGAGTGCGAGTTGTGGCGCGAATACGACGGTGGCGATCACGCGATCATCGTCGGCGCGGTGAAGAACCTGATCCTGCCGGCGCAGCCGGTGACGCCGATGATCTATCACAAAGGCAAGCTCGGGCCGTTGCCAACATTGGCCTGAGAAAATAATGCAAAACCCTGTGGGAGCGAGCTTGCTCGCGAAGGCGTAGTGTCAGTCGACATCAATGTTGCAGGAGCTGACGCTATCGCGAGCAAGCTCGCTCCCACAGGGAATGGTGGCGTGAGAGGTAATGATGAACAATGACAAGTATGAAAAGGGATTAAAGATCCGCACCCAAGTGCTGGGGGAAGCCTACGTGCAGCGCTCGATCGACAACGCCGACGACTTCACCCGCCCGCTGCAGGAGATGGTCACCGAATACTGCTGGGGCCATGTCTGGGGACGCGACGGCCTGTCGCTCAAGGAGCGCAGCATGATCAACCTGGCGATGATCTCGGCGCTCAACCGTCCGCACGAACTCAAGCTGCATG is a window from the Pseudomonas gozinkensis genome containing:
- a CDS encoding aldehyde dehydrogenase; the protein is MTLARFQMCIGGEWVDALSGKTFESLNPALAEPWAELPDADEADVERAVQAAQNAFDSPAWRGLTATARGKLLRRLGDLIAENKEHLAQLESRDNGKLIRETRGQVGYLPEFFHYTAGLADKLEGGTLPLDKPDLFAYTVHEAMGVVAAIIPWNSPLYLTAIKLAPALAAGNTIVIKPSEHASATILELARLALEAGIPPGVVNVVTGYGPSTGAALTRHPLIRKIAFTGGAATARHVVRSSAENFAKLSLELGGKSPNIIFADADLDSAINGAIAGIYAASGQSCVSGSRLLVQDEIYDEFVRRLVERAQRIRIGNPQDDSSEMGPMATAQQLAVVEGLVADAIAEGARLRLGGKRPSGVGDGWFYEPTLFECDRNSMKIMQEEVFGPVASVIRFKDEAEALAIANDSQFGLAAGIWTRDLGRAHRLARDVRSGIIWVNTYRAVSAMAPIGGFKNSGYGRESGIDSVLAYTELKTVWINLSQAPMPDPFVMR
- a CDS encoding flavin reductase family protein, whose product is MIEPGIYKDVMSSFPSGVTVVTTLDPDGGIVGITASAFSALSIDPALVLFCPNYASDTYPVLRDSKRFAIHLLSADQTAEAYAFAGKGKDKANGIEWHLSELGNPILDKATAIIECELWREYDGGDHAIIVGAVKNLILPAQPVTPMIYHKGKLGPLPTLA
- a CDS encoding carboxymuconolactone decarboxylase family protein, whose translation is MNNDKYEKGLKIRTQVLGEAYVQRSIDNADDFTRPLQEMVTEYCWGHVWGRDGLSLKERSMINLAMISALNRPHELKLHVRGALRNGLSREQIREILLQVGIYCGVPAAVDSFRLAREAFAEADAEASS